The Streptomyces sp. NBC_01268 genome window below encodes:
- a CDS encoding 1-aminocyclopropane-1-carboxylate deaminase, with the protein MPTIDDFERYPLLFGPSPVHPLQRLTGHLGGATLWAKREDCNSGIAYGGNKTRKLEYLVADALAQGCDTLVSIGGVQSNHTRQVAAVAAHAGLRCVLVQESWVEWPDSVYDKVGNILVSRLAGADVRLVRAEFGIGFKESWERALREVEESGGKPYAIPAGASDHRLGGLGFARWAYEVAEQERELGVFFDTVVVCSVTGSTQAGMVAGFAALAEEGGRPRRVLGVDASAKPVPTHEQITRIARDTAALIGVERPLTAADVELDARYHAGVYGVPDEATLDAMRLAARTEGMVTDPVYEGKSMAGMIDLVDRGEIAPDSTVLYVHLGGQPALNAYSALF; encoded by the coding sequence ATGCCGACGATCGACGACTTCGAGCGCTATCCGCTGCTCTTCGGGCCCTCGCCCGTGCACCCCCTCCAGCGGCTCACCGGCCACCTCGGCGGCGCCACCCTGTGGGCCAAGCGCGAGGACTGCAACTCCGGTATCGCGTACGGCGGGAACAAGACCCGCAAACTGGAGTACCTGGTCGCCGACGCCCTCGCCCAGGGCTGCGACACCCTGGTCTCCATCGGCGGGGTGCAGTCCAACCACACCCGCCAGGTCGCGGCCGTCGCCGCGCACGCCGGGCTGCGCTGCGTGCTGGTGCAGGAGAGCTGGGTCGAGTGGCCCGACTCCGTCTACGACAAGGTCGGCAACATCCTCGTCAGCCGGCTCGCGGGCGCCGACGTGCGGCTGGTGCGGGCCGAGTTCGGCATCGGCTTCAAGGAGAGCTGGGAGCGGGCACTGCGCGAGGTCGAGGAGTCCGGCGGCAAGCCGTACGCCATCCCGGCGGGCGCGTCCGACCACCGGCTCGGCGGGCTGGGTTTCGCCCGCTGGGCGTACGAGGTGGCCGAGCAGGAGCGTGAGCTGGGCGTCTTCTTCGACACCGTGGTGGTCTGCTCGGTGACCGGCTCGACCCAGGCCGGCATGGTCGCGGGCTTCGCCGCGCTCGCCGAGGAGGGCGGGCGGCCCCGCCGGGTGCTGGGCGTCGACGCCTCCGCGAAGCCGGTGCCCACCCATGAGCAGATCACCCGGATCGCCCGGGACACGGCCGCTCTGATCGGTGTCGAGCGCCCGCTGACGGCCGCCGACGTCGAGCTGGACGCCCGCTACCACGCGGGCGTGTACGGCGTCCCGGACGAGGCCACCCTCGACGCGATGCGGCTGGCCGCCCGCACCGAGGGCATGGTCACCGACCCCGTCTACGAGGGGAAGTCGATGGCCGGAATGATCGACCTGGTGGACCGGGGCGAGATCGCCCCGGACTCGACCGTGCTCTACGTCCACCTGGGCGGCCAGCCGGCCCTCAACGCGTACAGCGCGCTGTTCTAG
- a CDS encoding GntR family transcriptional regulator, which produces MDALRPVGRTLLRDRAYDALREAIVRGELAPGSVVKDADLAERLGLSRAPVREALARLGDEGLVETKPQSYTRVTRLVSRVVRDAASVVRVMHELAARTAVPLLGPEGIRAMREANGRFASAVRCADVEAALRADDELHDVLVGASGNHAVAATIARYTPLIRRVERRLFGDAGTCGSAELHARLIDACEAGDTEEAVRVTSEIWRALEELADEATDPPDRF; this is translated from the coding sequence ATGGACGCCTTACGGCCGGTGGGCCGGACCCTGCTGCGCGACCGCGCGTACGACGCGCTGCGCGAGGCCATCGTGCGCGGCGAGCTCGCGCCCGGTTCCGTGGTCAAGGACGCCGACCTGGCCGAGCGCCTCGGCCTCTCGCGCGCTCCGGTGCGCGAGGCCCTGGCCCGGCTCGGCGACGAGGGTCTCGTCGAGACCAAGCCGCAGAGCTACACCCGGGTCACCCGGCTGGTCAGCCGGGTGGTGCGGGACGCCGCCTCCGTGGTGCGGGTGATGCACGAACTCGCCGCCCGCACCGCCGTACCGCTGCTCGGCCCCGAGGGCATCCGGGCGATGCGCGAGGCCAACGGGCGGTTCGCCTCGGCCGTGCGCTGCGCCGACGTGGAGGCCGCCCTGCGCGCCGACGACGAGCTCCACGACGTCCTCGTCGGCGCGAGCGGCAACCACGCGGTGGCCGCCACGATCGCCCGCTACACGCCCCTGATCCGCCGGGTCGAGCGCCGCCTCTTCGGCGACGCGGGCACCTGCGGCTCCGCCGAGCTCCACGCGCGCCTGATCGACGCGTGCGAGGCGGGCGACACGGAGGAGGCGGTGCGGGTGACTTCGGAGATATGGCGGGCCCTGGAGGAGCTCGCCGACGAGGCGACGGATCCACCGGACCGGTTCTAG
- a CDS encoding alkaline phosphatase PhoX, translating into MSLNRREFAKKSAATGAGIALTGAVGTLATAPEALAADDPQEFAGEGHGEGHGHGHGHRLGYGELVPDPEGVLALPEGFTYRVITHSGVTRLESGEFTPSNHDGTATFAGRRGTTYLVNNHELKGPRAGWAHPVPLTEGLVYDPAAAGGCTVVEVHRDGTVAEWVGIAGTSTNCAGGRTPWGTWLTCEETEDLAGKNGMTKDHGYVFEVDPHDQRANRDPKPVKAFGRYAHEAVVIDPKRGHAYLTEDASGPNGLFFRWVPPKGFEHGRGRLDTLADDAGVLQAFKCFDSAGRFVDDLSRATRIGTVYGVDWVDVPDRDARKTPVRKQFGPGEVTRARKLEGMWWADGGTYVVSSFARDESPGAAHDGQVWFYDPKRRTLTLQVLLGVNTTPDQDGAYDGPDNITVSPYGGLVIAEDGEGVQHLFGATESGRTYPIARNDLNDSEFTGVVFSPDGDTLFANIQDPGIMLAITGPWRRQPRR; encoded by the coding sequence ATGTCTCTCAACCGCAGAGAATTCGCCAAGAAGTCCGCCGCGACCGGCGCCGGCATCGCGCTCACCGGCGCGGTCGGCACGCTCGCCACCGCGCCCGAGGCGCTCGCCGCCGACGACCCGCAGGAGTTCGCGGGCGAGGGCCACGGCGAGGGCCACGGCCACGGGCACGGGCACCGGCTCGGCTACGGCGAGCTCGTCCCGGACCCGGAGGGCGTCCTCGCGCTGCCCGAGGGCTTCACGTACCGCGTCATCACCCACAGCGGCGTCACCCGCCTGGAGTCCGGCGAGTTCACGCCCTCCAACCACGACGGCACCGCCACCTTCGCCGGGCGCCGCGGCACCACGTACCTGGTCAACAACCACGAGCTCAAGGGCCCCCGCGCCGGCTGGGCGCACCCCGTCCCGCTCACCGAGGGCCTGGTCTACGACCCGGCGGCCGCCGGCGGCTGCACGGTCGTCGAGGTGCACCGCGACGGCACCGTCGCCGAGTGGGTCGGCATCGCCGGCACCTCCACCAACTGCGCCGGTGGCCGCACCCCTTGGGGCACCTGGCTCACCTGCGAGGAGACCGAGGACCTGGCCGGCAAGAACGGCATGACCAAGGACCACGGCTACGTCTTCGAGGTCGACCCGCACGACCAGCGCGCCAACCGCGACCCTAAGCCGGTGAAGGCCTTCGGCCGCTACGCCCACGAGGCCGTCGTCATCGACCCCAAGCGCGGCCACGCCTACCTCACCGAGGACGCCTCCGGCCCCAACGGCCTGTTCTTCCGCTGGGTCCCGCCGAAGGGCTTCGAGCACGGCCGGGGCCGGCTCGACACCCTCGCCGACGACGCCGGTGTCCTGCAGGCCTTCAAGTGCTTCGACTCGGCCGGCCGTTTCGTCGACGACCTCTCCCGCGCCACGAGGATCGGCACCGTCTACGGCGTGGACTGGGTCGACGTGCCCGACCGCGACGCCCGCAAGACCCCCGTCCGCAAGCAGTTCGGTCCCGGCGAGGTCACCCGCGCCCGCAAGCTGGAGGGCATGTGGTGGGCCGACGGCGGCACCTACGTCGTCTCCTCGTTCGCCCGTGACGAGAGCCCCGGCGCCGCGCACGACGGCCAGGTCTGGTTCTACGACCCCAAGCGCCGCACCCTCACCCTCCAGGTGCTGCTCGGCGTCAACACGACCCCCGACCAGGACGGCGCCTACGACGGCCCGGACAACATCACCGTCTCCCCGTACGGCGGGCTCGTCATCGCCGAGGACGGCGAGGGCGTCCAGCACCTCTTCGGCGCGACCGAGAGCGGCCGGACCTACCCGATCGCCCGCAACGACCTGAACGACAGCGAGTTCACCGGCGTGGTCTTCTCGCCCGACGGAGACACCCTGTTCGCCAACATCCAGGACCCGGGCATCATGCTCGCGATCACCGGCCCGTGGCGCCGCCAGCCGCGCCGCTGA
- a CDS encoding SDR family NAD(P)-dependent oxidoreductase produces MNLPHSGRRVLVSGASRGLGRAVAHAFAANGDRVAVHYGSRAEEARATLASLDGTGHALVCGDLADPADAARVADEAADALGGIDVLVNNAAVNLPHPPVTTPYEEWVELWQRHVSVNLLGTAYLSHLAARRMIEAGTGGRVVNIGSRGAFKGEPDHPAYGATKAAVHALGQSLAVALAPYGIGVASVAPGFFATERVAPRLAGPEGEAILAQSPFGRVGTAEEIAAAVRWLASPEAQWASGTVLDLNGASYLRT; encoded by the coding sequence ATGAACCTGCCACACAGCGGCCGGCGCGTTCTGGTCAGCGGTGCCTCGCGCGGTCTCGGCCGGGCGGTGGCGCACGCGTTCGCGGCCAACGGCGACCGGGTGGCCGTGCACTACGGCTCGCGCGCCGAGGAGGCCCGCGCGACCCTCGCGTCCCTGGACGGCACCGGCCACGCGCTGGTCTGCGGCGACCTGGCCGACCCGGCGGACGCCGCCCGGGTCGCGGACGAGGCCGCCGACGCGCTCGGCGGCATCGACGTCCTGGTGAACAACGCGGCCGTGAACCTGCCGCACCCGCCCGTCACCACCCCGTACGAGGAATGGGTCGAGCTCTGGCAGCGGCACGTCTCCGTGAACCTGCTCGGTACGGCGTATCTCAGCCATCTCGCGGCCCGGCGGATGATCGAGGCCGGAACGGGCGGCCGCGTCGTCAACATCGGCTCGCGCGGCGCCTTCAAGGGCGAACCGGACCACCCGGCGTACGGCGCGACGAAGGCGGCCGTGCACGCGCTGGGCCAGTCGCTCGCCGTGGCCCTCGCCCCGTACGGGATCGGGGTGGCCTCGGTCGCCCCGGGGTTCTTCGCGACCGAGCGGGTGGCGCCCCGGCTGGCGGGGCCCGAGGGCGAGGCCATCCTCGCCCAGAGCCCGTTCGGCCGGGTCGGCACCGCGGAGGAGATCGCCGCGGCCGTCCGCTGGCTCGCCTCTCCCGAGGCCCAGTGGGCCTCGGGGACGGTGCTCGACCTGAACGGGGCCTCGTACCTGCGGACCTGA
- a CDS encoding endonuclease/exonuclease/phosphatase family protein, whose translation MSSSIPRSAAVAAVVSAALAAGLLGGAAASADDVTTGAAPVRIHDVQGTTRVSPLAGKPVAGVTGIVTGVRTYGSRGFWMQDPQADDDPATSEGIFVFTSSVPTVAVGDSVSVNGSVTEYVPGGLTSGNQSLTQISKPVVTVLSKGNPVPAPVTIWAGSVPDAYAPEGDPAAGGSVNGLTLDPETYALDYYESLEGTNVRIGSSRVVGATDPYSELWVSVKPFENDNRRGGTVYGSYDAQNTGRLQIQQLAPIAQQPFPKANVGDWLAGRTEGPLDFNQFGGYTLVANTLGRHVDLGLEREVTERQHKNELAVATYNVENLDPSDPQEKFDALAKAVVENLASPDVVALEEIQDDNGAKNDGTVTAGETLKKFTAAIVAAGGPAYEWRSIDPQNGKDGGEPGGNIRQVFLFNPERVSFVDRTGGDATTATAVTGSKGDAHLTLSPGRIDPANTAWENSRKPLAGEFLFRGRTVIVVANHFGSKGGDESIVSHHQPPNRSSEAKRLLQGQAVNAFVKDVLALDKQADVLVLGDINDFEFSGTTKALTDGGALYPAVRSLPVSERYSYVYQGNSQVLDQILTSPGVHHFEYDSVHINAEFADQNSDHDPQVLRFRP comes from the coding sequence ATGTCTTCCTCCATACCGAGATCCGCCGCCGTCGCCGCCGTCGTCTCGGCCGCCCTCGCCGCCGGTCTGCTGGGCGGCGCGGCCGCCTCCGCCGACGACGTGACCACCGGCGCGGCGCCCGTGCGCATCCACGACGTCCAGGGCACGACCCGGGTCTCGCCGCTGGCCGGCAAGCCGGTCGCGGGGGTCACCGGCATCGTCACCGGCGTGCGCACGTACGGCTCGCGCGGCTTCTGGATGCAGGACCCGCAGGCGGACGACGACCCGGCCACCAGCGAGGGCATCTTCGTCTTCACGAGCTCCGTGCCGACCGTCGCCGTCGGCGACTCGGTGAGCGTCAACGGCTCGGTGACCGAGTACGTGCCGGGCGGTCTGACCTCCGGCAACCAGTCGCTGACCCAGATCTCCAAGCCGGTGGTCACCGTCCTGTCGAAGGGCAACCCGGTCCCCGCGCCCGTCACCATCTGGGCGGGCTCCGTGCCCGACGCGTACGCCCCCGAGGGCGACCCGGCGGCGGGCGGCTCCGTCAACGGGCTCACCCTGGACCCCGAGACCTACGCGCTGGACTACTACGAGTCCCTCGAAGGCACCAACGTCCGCATCGGCTCCTCCCGCGTGGTCGGCGCCACCGACCCGTACTCCGAGCTGTGGGTGTCGGTGAAGCCGTTCGAGAACGACAACCGCCGCGGCGGCACGGTCTACGGCTCGTACGACGCGCAGAACACCGGCCGGCTGCAGATCCAGCAGCTCGCGCCGATCGCCCAGCAGCCCTTCCCCAAGGCGAACGTCGGCGACTGGCTGGCCGGCCGGACCGAGGGCCCCCTGGACTTCAACCAGTTCGGCGGCTACACCCTGGTCGCGAACACCCTGGGCCGGCACGTGGACCTCGGTCTGGAGCGCGAGGTGACCGAGCGCCAGCACAAGAACGAGCTGGCGGTCGCCACGTACAACGTGGAGAACCTCGACCCGAGCGACCCGCAGGAGAAGTTCGACGCGCTCGCGAAGGCGGTCGTCGAGAACCTCGCCTCCCCCGACGTCGTCGCCCTGGAGGAGATCCAGGACGACAACGGCGCCAAGAACGACGGCACGGTCACGGCCGGCGAGACGCTGAAGAAGTTCACCGCCGCGATCGTCGCGGCCGGCGGCCCGGCGTACGAGTGGCGTTCGATCGACCCGCAGAACGGCAAGGACGGCGGCGAGCCCGGCGGCAACATCCGTCAGGTCTTCCTCTTCAACCCGGAGCGGGTCTCCTTCGTGGACCGCACGGGCGGCGACGCGACGACCGCGACCGCGGTGACGGGCTCGAAGGGCGACGCCCACCTGACCCTCTCCCCCGGCCGCATCGACCCGGCGAACACCGCCTGGGAGAACAGCCGCAAGCCGCTCGCGGGCGAGTTCCTCTTCCGCGGCCGCACGGTCATCGTGGTCGCCAACCACTTCGGCTCCAAGGGCGGCGACGAGTCCATCGTCTCGCACCACCAGCCGCCGAACCGCTCCTCGGAGGCCAAGCGGCTGCTCCAGGGCCAGGCCGTCAACGCCTTCGTCAAGGACGTCCTGGCGCTGGACAAGCAGGCCGACGTGCTGGTCCTCGGCGACATCAACGACTTCGAGTTCTCCGGCACCACGAAGGCGCTGACCGACGGCGGCGCGCTGTACCCGGCGGTCAGGTCACTGCCGGTCAGCGAGCGCTACTCGTACGTCTACCAGGGCAACAGCCAGGTCCTCGACCAGATCCTGACCAGCCCCGGCGTGCACCACTTCGAGTACGACAGCGTGCACATCAACGCCGAGTTCGCGGACCAGAACAGCGACCACGACCCGCAGGTGCTGCGCTTCCGCCCGTGA
- a CDS encoding GNAT family N-acetyltransferase: MILRPATRADLPAVLALLADEDRVVDPASMPVTAAYERAFADIEADPRNEVLVLVDGALVVGCLQATYIPGLGRGGAERALIEAVRIRADRRGGGLGRELMERAVARARARGCALVQLTSNKDRTAAHRFYASLGFARSHDGFKLSL; the protein is encoded by the coding sequence GTGATCCTGCGCCCCGCCACCCGTGCCGACCTGCCCGCCGTCCTCGCGCTCCTCGCCGACGAGGACCGGGTGGTGGACCCGGCCTCGATGCCCGTCACCGCCGCCTACGAGCGGGCGTTCGCGGACATCGAGGCCGATCCGCGCAACGAGGTGCTGGTGCTCGTGGACGGGGCACTGGTCGTGGGCTGCCTGCAGGCCACCTACATCCCCGGCCTCGGCAGGGGCGGCGCCGAGCGGGCCCTGATCGAGGCGGTCCGCATCAGGGCCGACCGGCGCGGCGGCGGTCTCGGCCGCGAGCTGATGGAGCGCGCGGTGGCCCGGGCCCGGGCCCGCGGCTGCGCGCTCGTCCAGCTCACCAGCAACAAGGACCGGACGGCAGCCCACCGCTTCTACGCCTCGCTGGGCTTCGCCCGCAGCCACGACGGCTTCAAGCTGAGCCTGTAG
- a CDS encoding SDR family NAD(P)-dependent oxidoreductase has product MSEQRVALVTGSSSGIGAAVARRLAAAGYRVAVNSARSVEAGEKLAAELPGAHYVRADVSDQAQATRLVEETVAHFGRLDLLVNSAGTTRFIPHDDFEAASPEVWRHLYDVNVIGVWQTVTAAVPHLRAAGGAIVNISSQAGVRPGGSSIPYSVTKAAVNHMTKLLAKTLGPEVRVNAVAPGLVDTPWFDGVEGADAAKEHVASVVPLRRVGRPEDIAEAVHDLARASYITGEVLLVDGGGHLLG; this is encoded by the coding sequence ATGAGTGAACAGCGCGTCGCCCTCGTCACCGGCTCCTCCTCCGGGATCGGAGCCGCCGTCGCCCGCAGGCTCGCCGCCGCGGGCTACCGGGTCGCCGTCAACTCGGCCCGCTCCGTCGAGGCGGGCGAGAAGCTGGCCGCGGAACTGCCGGGCGCCCACTACGTCCGGGCCGACGTCTCCGACCAGGCCCAGGCCACCCGACTGGTCGAGGAGACCGTGGCGCACTTCGGGCGCCTGGACCTGCTCGTCAACAGCGCGGGCACCACCCGCTTCATCCCGCACGACGACTTCGAGGCGGCCTCGCCCGAGGTGTGGCGCCACCTCTACGACGTCAACGTCATCGGCGTCTGGCAGACCGTCACCGCCGCCGTGCCCCACCTGCGCGCGGCGGGCGGCGCCATCGTGAACATCTCCTCGCAGGCCGGCGTCCGGCCGGGCGGCAGCTCCATCCCGTACTCGGTGACGAAGGCCGCGGTCAACCACATGACCAAGCTGCTCGCCAAGACCCTCGGCCCCGAGGTGCGGGTCAACGCGGTCGCGCCGGGGCTCGTCGACACCCCGTGGTTCGACGGGGTCGAGGGCGCCGACGCCGCCAAGGAGCACGTGGCCTCGGTCGTGCCGCTGCGCCGGGTCGGGCGGCCCGAGGACATCGCCGAGGCCGTGCACGACCTGGCCAGGGCCTCGTACATCACGGGTGAGGTGCTGCTCGTCGACGGCGGCGGGCACCTGCTCGGCTGA
- the dapD gene encoding 2,3,4,5-tetrahydropyridine-2,6-dicarboxylate N-succinyltransferase: MTTAPRSTGAVAAGLATISGDGTVLDTWFPAPELTADPGPAGTERLGPDEAVNALGEGAAKALGVDARRGVEVVAVRTVIASLDDKPLDAHDAYLRLHLLSHRLVRPHGQSLDGVFGLLANVAWTSLGPVAVDDIEKVRLNARAEGLHLQVTSIDKFPRMTDYVVPAGVRIADADRVRLGAHLAAGTTVMHEGFVNFNGGTLGTSMVEGRISAGVVVGDGSDIGGGASTMGTLSGGGNVIISIGERCLIGAEAGVGIALGDECVVEAGLYVTAGTRITMPDGQIVKARELSGASNILFRRNSVTGAVEARPNNAVWGGLNEILHSHN; encoded by the coding sequence ATGACCACTGCTCCTCGCTCCACCGGCGCCGTCGCCGCCGGCCTCGCCACCATCTCCGGTGACGGCACCGTTCTCGACACCTGGTTCCCCGCCCCCGAGCTGACCGCCGACCCCGGCCCCGCCGGCACCGAGCGGCTCGGCCCCGACGAGGCCGTGAACGCCCTCGGCGAGGGCGCCGCCAAGGCCCTCGGCGTGGACGCCCGCCGCGGCGTCGAGGTGGTCGCCGTCCGCACCGTCATCGCCTCGCTCGACGACAAGCCGCTCGACGCGCACGACGCCTACCTGCGCCTCCACCTGCTCAGCCACCGGCTGGTCCGGCCGCACGGCCAGAGCCTGGACGGCGTCTTCGGCCTCCTCGCCAACGTCGCCTGGACCTCGCTCGGCCCGGTCGCCGTCGACGACATCGAGAAGGTGCGGCTCAACGCCCGCGCCGAGGGCCTGCACCTCCAGGTCACCTCGATCGACAAGTTCCCCCGCATGACCGACTACGTCGTGCCCGCCGGCGTCCGCATCGCCGACGCCGACCGCGTCCGCCTCGGCGCCCACCTCGCCGCCGGCACCACCGTCATGCACGAGGGCTTCGTCAACTTCAACGGCGGCACCCTCGGCACCTCCATGGTCGAGGGCCGCATCTCCGCCGGCGTCGTCGTCGGCGACGGCTCCGACATCGGCGGCGGCGCCTCCACCATGGGCACCCTCTCCGGCGGCGGCAACGTCATCATCTCCATCGGGGAGCGCTGCCTCATCGGCGCCGAGGCCGGTGTCGGCATCGCGCTCGGCGACGAGTGCGTCGTCGAGGCCGGGCTGTACGTCACCGCCGGCACCCGCATCACCATGCCCGACGGCCAGATCGTCAAGGCCCGCGAGCTCTCCGGCGCCTCGAACATCCTCTTCCGCCGCAACTCGGTCACCGGCGCCGTCGAGGCCCGCCCGAACAACGCGGTCTGGGGCGGCCTCAACGAGATCCTCCACAGCCACAACTGA
- a CDS encoding TetR/AcrR family transcriptional regulator, producing MPRPRRYDPERRDRIVDAALRVVGRGGIAGLSHRTVAAEADVPLGSTTYHFASLDELLVAALRRANANFGRALRESPGLADPAADLAAVLARLIGEWLGGERTGVELEYELYLAALRRPALRPVAAEWAEDVSACLAPRTDPATARAVIALMDGICLQVLLTDGRYDEAYVREMLGRVLGGGRRTG from the coding sequence ATGCCCCGGCCCAGGCGGTACGACCCCGAGCGGCGCGACCGGATCGTCGACGCGGCCCTGCGCGTGGTCGGCCGCGGCGGCATCGCGGGCCTCAGCCACCGCACCGTCGCCGCGGAGGCCGACGTGCCGCTCGGCTCCACCACGTACCACTTCGCCTCCCTCGACGAACTCCTCGTCGCCGCCCTGCGCCGCGCCAACGCCAACTTCGGGCGCGCGCTGCGCGAGAGCCCCGGCCTCGCCGACCCGGCCGCCGACCTCGCCGCCGTCCTCGCCCGCCTCATCGGCGAGTGGCTCGGCGGCGAACGGACCGGCGTGGAGCTGGAGTACGAGCTCTATCTCGCCGCCCTGCGCCGCCCCGCCCTGCGGCCCGTCGCCGCCGAATGGGCCGAGGACGTCAGCGCCTGCCTGGCCCCGCGCACCGACCCGGCCACCGCCCGCGCCGTCATCGCCCTCATGGACGGCATCTGCCTCCAGGTCCTGCTCACCGACGGCAGGTACGACGAGGCGTACGTCCGCGAGATGCTCGGCCGAGTGCTGGGCGGCGGCCGCCGGACGGGCTGA
- a CDS encoding DMT family transporter codes for MGYGLLAGAIVAEIVATTSMKYSEGFSRLVPSLITGAGYVVAFALLAQALKTLQVGTAYAIWSGIGTAAVAAIGALFLGEPMNLAKIAGIVLIVAGVAVLNMGGAH; via the coding sequence ATGGGATACGGACTGCTCGCGGGCGCCATAGTGGCGGAGATCGTCGCCACCACCTCCATGAAGTACAGCGAGGGCTTCTCGAGACTGGTGCCCTCACTGATCACCGGCGCCGGCTACGTCGTCGCCTTCGCGCTCCTCGCCCAGGCGCTGAAGACCCTCCAGGTCGGCACCGCCTACGCGATCTGGTCCGGCATCGGCACCGCCGCCGTCGCCGCGATCGGCGCGCTCTTCCTCGGCGAGCCCATGAACCTCGCCAAGATCGCCGGCATCGTGCTGATCGTCGCCGGGGTCGCCGTCCTCAACATGGGCGGTGCGCACTGA
- a CDS encoding DUF7847 domain-containing protein encodes MTYPSGPYGYGYAPPPKPGVIPLVPLTFGQILTGAFSAFGRYWKPLLGIATIAYGVATALVGGAMALAWNAVADNVDRLSGLPHDQDPDRADIQALFVAFVGVWLTGALCLVLANGLVYAAVPVVAQEAVLGRPVGFAAVWSRAWSRLGAVLSSVFLSMLAMFVPGVLFVLGAGMLMFGMIAGIGASGSDEGLGASLAGMLLLLGALATVPLALWLWVKFSLAPAVAVIEGAGAVGALRRSAGLVRGSWWRIFGCTIAAAAIVAVVGWAIQQVFSILAWIPMSTMDFDAEGSPSEIIASMSAVMGFVLVGSIASQAVLAPLQPLVSALLYVDQRMRQENLGPVLARTAGLV; translated from the coding sequence ATGACATATCCCTCGGGGCCGTACGGATACGGATACGCTCCCCCACCGAAGCCCGGCGTCATACCCCTGGTGCCGCTGACCTTCGGGCAGATCCTGACCGGCGCGTTCAGCGCGTTCGGGCGCTACTGGAAGCCCCTGCTGGGCATCGCGACGATCGCCTACGGGGTGGCGACGGCGCTCGTCGGCGGCGCGATGGCGCTCGCCTGGAACGCCGTGGCGGACAACGTCGACCGGCTGTCCGGCCTCCCGCACGACCAGGACCCCGACCGCGCGGACATCCAGGCCCTGTTCGTCGCCTTCGTCGGCGTCTGGCTGACCGGCGCGCTCTGCCTGGTGCTGGCCAACGGCCTGGTCTACGCCGCCGTCCCGGTCGTCGCGCAGGAGGCGGTGCTCGGCCGCCCCGTCGGCTTCGCGGCCGTCTGGAGCCGCGCCTGGTCGCGACTCGGCGCGGTGCTGAGCTCGGTCTTCCTGTCGATGCTGGCCATGTTCGTGCCGGGGGTGCTCTTCGTGCTCGGCGCCGGCATGCTGATGTTCGGCATGATCGCGGGCATCGGCGCGTCCGGGAGCGACGAGGGCCTGGGCGCCTCGCTCGCCGGCATGCTGCTGCTCCTGGGCGCCCTGGCGACCGTCCCCCTGGCCCTCTGGCTCTGGGTGAAGTTCAGCCTGGCCCCCGCGGTCGCCGTCATCGAGGGCGCGGGCGCGGTGGGCGCGCTGCGCCGCTCCGCCGGCCTGGTGCGCGGCTCCTGGTGGCGGATCTTCGGCTGCACGATCGCCGCGGCGGCCATCGTGGCCGTGGTCGGCTGGGCGATCCAGCAGGTGTTCTCGATCCTCGCCTGGATCCCGATGTCGACGATGGACTTCGACGCCGAGGGCTCCCCCAGCGAGATCATCGCCTCGATGTCCGCCGTGATGGGCTTCGTCCTGGTCGGCAGCATCGCCTCCCAGGCCGTCCTGGCCCCCCTCCAGCCCCTGGTCTCCGCCCTGCTCTACGTGGACCAGCGCATGCGCCAGGAGAACCTGGGCCCGGTGCTGGCCCGGACGGCCGGACTGGTCTGA
- a CDS encoding metal-sulfur cluster assembly factor — translation MTENAEATMKPASEEEVREALYDVVDPELGIDVVNLGLIYGIHIDDSNVATLDMTLTSAACPLTDVIEDQAKAATDGIVNELKINWVWMPPWGPDKITDDGREQLRALGFNV, via the coding sequence ATGACCGAGAACGCTGAGGCCACGATGAAGCCGGCCTCCGAAGAAGAAGTCCGCGAGGCGCTCTACGACGTCGTCGACCCCGAACTGGGCATCGACGTGGTCAACCTGGGCCTCATCTACGGCATCCACATCGACGACTCGAACGTCGCGACGCTGGACATGACCCTGACGTCGGCGGCCTGCCCGCTGACCGACGTGATCGAGGACCAGGCGAAGGCCGCCACCGACGGCATCGTCAACGAGCTGAAGATCAACTGGGTCTGGATGCCCCCGTGGGGCCCGGACAAGATCACGGACGACGGCCGCGAGCAGCTGCGCGCGCTCGGGTTCAACGTCTGA